A segment of the Solea solea chromosome 14, fSolSol10.1, whole genome shotgun sequence genome:
agctgacatagggcaaaagacAGGTTAGAAACAACATCATATTACTGTAAAATGATCTCCTTATTAACAGTGTTACTACCAAGCTGGACATTGCAttagaaatattaaatattatatatttctgTTACAAACTTACTACCACGTTTTACTGTACTATATTGGAGACTGCTGCCAACTCATTTCTGTTCTCTGACTTGGTATCTATTTATGGCTGTATTATCTTTGAAATTATCAATATTTTTGTGTTGAAGTCATGGTCATCCTTTCTATCCACAGAGTTGACGTCACAGTGCAAGAGCCCAgccatgcttcttttttttctgattgctTCACCACTCCTCCACTCCCACCTCTTCATCTATGCGGCTTCTACTTCCCCTCCTATCACTCGCCCACGGATCATCTTTATGACTGCCCTGGGCTCAGATAATGAATATAATGATGACGATTACAGTGATGAAAACAACCCTCCCACTGAAGTTGTGTCTTCTGAGAGGATTCCTGACGTCCACCGAGAAACTCAGCTCTGTCAGTACAACCCCTGCTTGGAGAATCAGGAGCCCTGCGAACAGCTTTTAGCGCAGACTGGGTGCCTCTGTCCTGGGGTGAGTGGTCCCGATTTGCCTCCTCAGCCACCGCTCATCCAAACACTGTTGCCAATCAGTGAAGGGGAAAACAAAGGACATATAGAGGTGCAATGGTGCGCTCCATCTTCTGTGGTGTCCGGGTACAGATTGGTGGTTGAGGGAAGAGAAGCCTTGAAGTTTGGAAATACTCAGCGTCGAGGTTTGGTGGGATCTCTGGACGTCGGGACCAAGGTTTGTGTGGAGGCTGTGAACAGTGCAGGATACAGCCCCTCCTCAGAGTTCTCCTGTCAGCGGTATGACCCTCCCAATTCTTCTGACCATAATGTGCTGGCCTGGCTCATAGGTGGAGGAGTCGCCCTGCTTCTGGTTATCATCATAACAGCTGTGATTATGTGGAAgtgtaaaatatgtttaaagGGAAAGAGAGATTCCACTGATGGACTAGGGAACCCTTCATACAGCACAGAGGGAACGCTGTAATACAGACAAGCATGGACAATCCATCCCAGTTACAGTCCTAGGGTGGTGTTCTGATTCATTATGGAATCAAAGAAATGTGTTTACTCTCCTGTTTCAGGAGCAGATATGTGAACATAAGAGAAGTGGTGTTTGTGGGATTacacaaacaatgacaaataataataattgtgttatcTTGGGTAATAACTGAAGGTTTGTTTGCAGGCAGATTAACCTCTGTAGATTCACTGTAGTGATGTTTTTTAGGATCTAATGTAGCTACTGACTGAGACTTTTGTAATTAActaaatcttattttaataaaaaaataataaaaaaatattctggTTTCtgaattcatgttttcatccaaATGGGTTTAACTGgcctttattttataaaataaatttattaatattattattgttgttgctgttgttcttgttgttattattattgttgttattattattattattatcatcatcgtcattatcattatttgacCAAGCCATCTTGTTGCACGAGGATCACATTTAACAGAGTTTCAGccagacaaaataacaaataacagtaaaaactattattgtgacataaaatatcataatttttacatttaaaagattttttttaaaacataaaagttaATGcagtacaaataataataatagcaacagTCCAATAATTTACTGTAGTACTAAAGAAAGGTTAGATGCATAGATTTTTACTCATATATAGTGTAAAAAATTGCTttgaataaaagtgtctgctaaatgcttaaatgtaaatactcACACACTATATTCATCGATATTTCTGTTCAGAAGCATCaaactatgttttatttatcacttttaatatgtaaataaaaactgttAATTTGAAAGGTTTAGGGCTATTGCGACcccaagagagggagaagccttaagaagaaagaatgaaaaaaacttTACTTACTGAAACAATTACAGCCCTGAATATATAGTAATATGGTAATGTAGTGTGTTTCTgcttttacaaaaataaatcgTCGTCCCCATCTATTTGTTTCTTTcctggattttattttgaaagtcccACAAGAAGTTCGTCTAATTGGTTAAGAACTGAAGTCAATCAAACTAAGTCCCGCCTTCTGTAGCTGTCACAACCAATGATTCACATGACAGTATGGGGAAGAAGGAAGTTCAGTTTTAAAGGTTAGAGCAGCGCGATGGCGAACGCAGGTGAgtctctttcctctttcctctcttcaCTCACTGAAACAAAAGTAAATTAAGTGATCATTAACTGTACGGCGCCAATGTCCCATAAATGCGGTGAAGAAAGTCGAATTCCCGCTCAAGACGTAATTATCTTAATCTTATCTTATTTGATAGTCATAATAGTGTTTTAATAGTGTTGTTATTGACAGATTCGGTCGCAATGCGgttctttgtttttacaacCATGTCGTGTGCggatattataaataataagtgAGAAAGCAATTGCCAGTTTTAAGAATATGGAGCTTTCCGCGTTAATTACAAAAACTACAGGTTCATAATGACTCGGCAGTAAATAAAGGACTCCTCCCTTTGTCCCAGAAGAATAAGCCTGTTAACCCAGGCAACAAACAACAAGCCAGTTCAAGTATTTGGCTCTGAATTGCATCAGGGCAAACTGCAATGTACTTTGATTTAAAATCAAGGTACATTGACACATTAAGACATTAACCACCAAACTCCAATGCAAGAATGAGAACATAGAAATGTTTCCTACATTCCAACGTTTTtatattggcaaaaaaaaatatagaacaATCAAAAATCGAACATATATATGTCATATTGATTTGTTAGGGTcataacacacaaatataaGTTTTTGCAGGTTCTCTTTTTAGGACACTGCTCTGACAGCCACTCATTTGCACAGCTTAAACAAATCCTTATTCTGAAACTCAACCATAACCAGAAGGTCCTGAGGAGGTATAGTCGCCACACACTGATACAATGTTTGATAAGAAAGGtatgacagaaaaaacatcagagcagaaaTGCAACCTCACCACCTATGTCAGTGAAATATGCATGCACATCTGATTATATGTATGATTTTTGTCAGTGACTCACatgcaaacaaaatcaaataggAGCAAGTCAGATTTGCTCCAGATAGAGCAGTAGGGTCAAGCATACTTACTGCCTCTTTCCCATTCCTTAACCCCCTTTTCTTCCTTGTCTTATTCCACTTATATATTGTTCCCTAAAAGCCTTGTTTTGAATACGTTATTCACTTGGCCACCGAGACTGGTGTGATATTCGGGGGTTTTGGCTCTTAGtggatattatttttttcttgtactCGTATCCAAAATCCATTTCTTTGACCAATATCACACTGATATTGATACTGCATAAAGTATTGACTCATCCCTACTTTTCACACAGGGATCCTTATTATGGCACATCACAGACTGAGGAGAAACATCTTGTACTGCTATGTTACAGACACCTCTGTGGACACAAAAGTTGTCTGTTTCCCCctttaaaattaaactttttaaGAATTACACTATTGCATGCCCTGTACCATATGCCCTGTATGAGTATATATTTTTGGTAACAAGggaattctttctttttgtagtGCTTAAACACTGTGTAGTAGGACTGCGTCTGTTCAGATGGCAGAACCACACAAGAGTGGGAGAACTGGCTGCATTCATGAATACTGGAATAGCTGGTAATGGACAAATGCATGGATATTGATGTTTACACCATGTCCATGCATGAAGAGTAATTCATTTGtagtcatttgtgttttttgtcaaaagtgaTACTGAACTGGCAAAGCTCTGACGGCTCGGGTAACTGTCAGTCACCCCACTAACTGGATTTGAGAattttgaatcattttattAACTTCACTGTTaaaatacgattttttttttttttatctttctctgATTTACTTTCACTCTTCGCTCACCatttcttgtttatttacacaaaatacGTGAATAAATGTTCTCCTTTTCTTATGTCTGACCCTAAAACTATTCCATTCGTATACCAAAACATGCATTTGAAATGAACACTTCTGTGCTTAGCAAATGtcttagaccacctgtcattaaaatgaacgaaaacataaatattttagaaatctttcaaaaacttgatttaaaactaaaaatgttattacttatttggcaaataaataactaaattcacctttttaaacCCAAATTTCCCTGCgtgaaaaggagaagaaaaaagcaaCCATTAACTACATCCCTAAACACAAGCTAAATCTGAGTTGGCAGTCATTTTGAATAAATTCTGTTCCACCCCTTGTTAACcaggctgtttgtttgtgcctgTGTAAGAATGATGCACCACAAGTATCATGTTACAGTTAGATAGAGTACAACCCATCACATGTTCTAATCCTGTGCCTGACTGTGTTGTCAATCTGtcaatctgtttgtgtgtgtgtgttttaagtaataatgcagtttttatattgtttttatacaaatgGCTTCTCACACTTTATTGCCAGGCAAGAAGGAAATCTCCTATGAGGATCTGAAAGCACTTCTGGCAAAAAGCCAGAATCTCCTCTTGGTCGATGTTCGTTCCCAAGACGAAGTGGATAAAGGACGTATTCCAGGATCCACTCACATCCCGGGTGAGCATCTTCTAAATTCAAATACATAGGGGAAATATTGGCATTGCTTCATCCTGATAgttgagtttttgttttcccaCTCTTGTCTTACTGTTAACACTTATCACACGCACCGTGACTTAAGTGTATTGTTGTATATACTTTGCATGCCAAAGTGTGGAGTGTTGGATAAGCATCAGTGCACTGCAGTTTGGATCTTCAGACGTGGAATGTTTTCcagttgttgttaatgttttatgtcCATCATCTGTTTTATCTTAAAatgtttcttctctttctcccttttattcattcagttgCTACAGTAAAAGATGCTTTTTCATTGGAGCCAGAAGAGTTCAAGGCCAAGTACGGAGTGACCAAGCCACCACTGGAGACATCAGAGCTGGTGTTTCACTGCCAGATGGGCAGGCGAGGGGCAGCAGCCACAGCTGAGGCCTCTAGCCTAGGATAtgtgaagtaaataaataatttactaTCTTCTTTTActatacacacgcacgcacagtcTGTCCTGGTTTTATGCATTGTATTTCCTCTTCATTACTAGCCATAActatttaaagtgattttataATGATGACACTGCTTCTATTCTGTGCCTGTCTTGTGTTTCAGTGCTTGTAATTATTCTGGAGGATATCAGGAGTGGTccaagaaagagaagaagtaaTCCAAATTGAAGGAAAGGCTGAGcatatatttatacaaataGCAATTGTGAAAGCTTaacaggaaaaataaagaaatattctGGTGCCTTATTTGTTATCATGTGATGCCGTTTTGTTTTCATAGTGCATCCTTGTATTTAAAGTGTATGACACAAATAAAAGGTATGATATTTACTCAAAAATTGCATTTATTCGTGTGGCTTATGGGTGGCACTGTGATGCAGTGGTTTATCTAGAGCCAACATGTCCAGGATGTACCATGAATTAATTAATGGATCTTTATTGGGAGCTATATTTTCAGGCATGCAAAATAAGAAACATACTTCCTGTGTAGAAAAAGTTCAGATAACTTGTGTcctaaaaaaactttttaattcAGGCAAAATTAATCATTAGTCATTAGGAATTAACATCTACAGGAACCCTTAAAGGGCCtatgttcattcatttgttttcaagcACTTAATCATTCACATGTGGGTCACAGggttgctggagccaatcccagctgacattgggcaaAAAGCAGAGTGCACCCTGGACGGgtagccagtccatcacaggtcaaACATACAAAGACCTattgtcaatttagagtgtccaattaacctctgcatgttttggacttgTGGGAAGGAATCAGAGAatctgcccacacacacatggtgagaACATGCATACCTCATTGCTCAGAGGCAACCGTGCTAGCCACGTGCGCCTGTGTGTGGCCCATTCCTGTGTTTATAAATTCAGTATACAAGCAAATTATTGTTGTTGGCAAATTCTTCACACTCTAGGTCATTTGACCTACAACATTTAGACCAAATTAGACTTTTCTAGGtatgttgacaaaaatgtgCTTAATTACAAAGATACGATCCAATGTTTTGATTCACAGGTGGCTTATATACGTCCCTGACTACACACTACACTTATTAGTACATTTTCTTAAGagctgtgttaatgttttattttttccaactggttttgtcattgtcattttcatGATAACACATGTTTTGCCTGTTGATTGCTTTAATTTAGGTTCTAATCTATATTCATGTTTGGATTATGTTTCAGACAAAACCACCATCACGAGACAGTTGTATTACAAAGCAGATGTTAAATAACCAAATTAGGAATCCAGATGATgttaatgaataatgaaaatatCTTATTTTCTGCACAATTTAAAGAACAGTAAATTACTACTGACACGTGAACGCATCATTAGTGACGAAGTAATAAGACCTGCCATTACGTTTAATTAAGAAGCTACTTTTCCTCGTTATACTGAAAAAGTGTTTTCACAGCTGTTGAACAGTATAATGTTCAGAGCAATACATCGGGTAATGGTCTAAATCAGTGCTATTTTTGCTAGAAACGCTTcgaatattgttattttatagaTGGTGACTGTTATTGTTGGGAGTTTTTAAGCTAACTAGCATAGCGCTTGCTAACTCCATGGTGATTGTGTGATATTTAATTGCAGGTGTTGAGGCTGATCATGTTCATGGGAAAACAGAGTCAGCTTCGTAGTTTAAAGTCTGCAGGGGGGTTAATGTGTCTTCTGTGGACTGAAGATGGATGCTGTGCCCAAATTGTAAACTGCACTGGTGAGCTTTTTTCCTCCCAATAATATATTTTTCAATTCCAAAAGTCAATCATACGTTGTAAAATTTACACACGAAGACATagctttacaaaaaaacagacagaggaaaaacaggacaaagaacaaaaaacaaacaccacataATTAATCCAAACCATCTACAGATTTACAGCATCACATAACATTGATATTATACAAGAAAGGTACTGAACAAAGGTAGCCAGGTTAACCCCCAGGCTTCACTTTCATTCAATCATTAGAGGTCATTAGACgacaaaaatgtccatttccaaaaagacatttttgtccttcctatatttgacatattcaagactgacttcgaaaaaacataatataatcCACCAGCCACCCGACATTTTGTTCTCAAGAGTATGGTAAATTATGTGGTATGTGGTTCTGTTTTGCTGGCAAAAAGCCAGTGTGGCGTTAAAGCACATAGTAGTATGTCCCTTGATAAACTGGTTAAACAATGTCAGTGTCTAA
Coding sequences within it:
- the si:ch1073-303k11.2 gene encoding leucine-rich repeat neuronal protein 4, with translation MLLFFLIASPLLHSHLFIYAASTSPPITRPRIIFMTALGSDNEYNDDDYSDENNPPTEVVSSERIPDVHRETQLCQYNPCLENQEPCEQLLAQTGCLCPGVSGPDLPPQPPLIQTLLPISEGENKGHIEVQWCAPSSVVSGYRLVVEGREALKFGNTQRRGLVGSLDVGTKVCVEAVNSAGYSPSSEFSCQRYDPPNSSDHNVLAWLIGGGVALLLVIIITAVIMWKCKICLKGKRDSTDGLGNPSYSTEGTL
- the LOC131472284 gene encoding thiosulfate:glutathione sulfurtransferase-like isoform X1, with translation MLQTPLWTQKLSVSPFKIKLFKNYTIACPVPYALYEYIFLVTREFFLFVVLKHCVVGLRLFRWQNHTRVGELAAFMNTGIAGKKEISYEDLKALLAKSQNLLLVDVRSQDEVDKGRIPGSTHIPVATVKDAFSLEPEEFKAKYGVTKPPLETSELVFHCQMGRRGAAATAEASSLGYVNACNYSGGYQEWSKKEKK
- the LOC131472284 gene encoding thiosulfate:glutathione sulfurtransferase-like isoform X3, which codes for MANAGKKEISYEDLKALLAKSQNLLLVDVRSQDEVDKGRIPGSTHIPVATVKDAFSLEPEEFKAKYGVTKPPLETSELVFHCQMGRRGAAATAEASSLGYVNACNYSGGYQEWSKKEKK
- the LOC131472284 gene encoding thiosulfate:glutathione sulfurtransferase-like isoform X2 — its product is MANAVLKHCVVGLRLFRWQNHTRVGELAAFMNTGIAGKKEISYEDLKALLAKSQNLLLVDVRSQDEVDKGRIPGSTHIPVATVKDAFSLEPEEFKAKYGVTKPPLETSELVFHCQMGRRGAAATAEASSLGYVNACNYSGGYQEWSKKEKK